One Pseudomonadota bacterium DNA window includes the following coding sequences:
- a CDS encoding ABC transporter substrate-binding protein, whose product MKKLMYLSIFFLFMISCFIGTSIAAEKPVVIGAPLSTAFLYGWDAERGIKLAVDEINAKGGVAVGGKKRPFHVEVIDTRDLEAGVPVSEALLGLEKLILEKKADFIIGGPVRSEAALAAMDLLNKHKKVSILTTGVLTPAYTKRVEENYEKYKYCFRNTSHVPVMMKEFIALLEDIKKGHNFNKAYIMVQDVAHARGGGEFMKKALAEKGWEVIDMKIYPTGTNDYSVGLSDANKKGAQILFLWMDMPESAVLLKQWSDMKLKCLPIGFVNAAEQPGFWKATGGKGEYLIVNLVNGGNAPAKITPWTMKFVDAYKKKWGLEPEGYGTSSSYMAVYQLKDAIEKANSTDSEAVITAMENLDIMGVYGRMRFDKKSHQIIPSFDAKEGAVTGIIQWQAGKRIQIFPPKYVEGKVLLPPWMK is encoded by the coding sequence ATGAAGAAGCTGATGTATCTTTCTATCTTTTTCCTGTTTATGATTTCTTGTTTTATCGGCACATCCATTGCCGCAGAAAAACCGGTAGTAATAGGGGCGCCTCTTTCTACGGCCTTTCTCTACGGATGGGATGCCGAGAGGGGGATTAAACTTGCCGTCGATGAAATAAATGCTAAGGGCGGTGTAGCCGTTGGCGGGAAGAAAAGGCCCTTTCATGTTGAAGTAATCGATACGAGGGACCTTGAGGCTGGCGTTCCGGTGAGTGAGGCGCTTCTTGGCCTTGAAAAGCTTATCCTTGAGAAAAAGGCGGATTTTATCATCGGAGGTCCTGTCCGTTCCGAGGCAGCCCTGGCAGCTATGGATCTTTTGAACAAGCACAAAAAGGTAAGCATCCTCACTACAGGGGTGCTCACGCCCGCCTACACTAAAAGGGTGGAAGAGAACTACGAGAAATATAAATACTGCTTCAGAAATACAAGCCATGTGCCTGTGATGATGAAGGAGTTTATCGCATTGCTCGAAGACATTAAAAAGGGACATAATTTTAACAAAGCATATATCATGGTACAGGACGTGGCCCATGCGCGGGGTGGCGGAGAATTTATGAAAAAGGCGCTGGCTGAGAAAGGCTGGGAAGTGATCGATATGAAGATATACCCCACAGGGACCAATGACTATTCTGTCGGGCTTTCAGACGCAAACAAAAAGGGCGCACAGATACTTTTCCTGTGGATGGATATGCCTGAAAGCGCTGTGCTGCTCAAGCAGTGGAGCGATATGAAGCTGAAGTGCCTCCCCATAGGTTTTGTAAATGCAGCTGAGCAGCCTGGGTTCTGGAAGGCAACCGGCGGAAAGGGCGAGTATCTTATCGTAAATCTTGTCAATGGCGGAAATGCTCCGGCAAAGATCACCCCCTGGACTATGAAGTTTGTTGATGCCTATAAAAAGAAATGGGGCCTCGAACCTGAAGGATACGGGACATCATCGAGCTATATGGCAGTGTACCAGCTTAAAGATGCCATTGAAAAAGCAAACAGCACAGACTCTGAGGCTGTTATAACAGCAATGGAAAACCTTGATATTATGGGCGTATATGGCAGGATGCGTTTTGATAAAAAATCTCACCAGATCATACCATCTTTCGACGCTAAAGAAGGGGCAGTAACAGGCATTATACAATGGCAGGCAGGTAAAAGAATCCAGATATTCCCTCCAAAATATGTTGAGGGAAAGGTTTTATTACCGCCTTGGATGAAGTAA